From the genome of Elusimicrobiota bacterium, one region includes:
- a CDS encoding glycosyltransferase family 39 protein: MKHPELIGLLAIALLLRLACVPWGLPSQTGTLSSNHPDETYTFLALEHMKSTHSLHPGLGLLYGSLHTYMTGALLGAAMVTGFVHPGSRDYLLDHPEMLDRMYLTARLFSVLAGLLSLCVLFVLARRWAGRRTAFFAAFVLAFAPGAIIYNSYIKVECLLLFWIALIAASAQRYLAKREPRGLVVTGALIGLAAATKYTGGIFILALPVLLWLGNGSFKSLLGGILASAVFFLIGNPYALLDFPSFRAALVQQSGMAVNAPLWEIGQGNGFWRMASYYVPFAVGWGPWLISLVGVFLLIRKREDNFARFVAMMALMSFLAAAIPPTRFVGYTIPMLPWIVLAGAYALNWFWTEVRGGSWLVCVVLATQAAFAAGFVSLARPPDPRTQASQWLQTHVPKGTSVGIFKSYFWTPAILRQRNSPFQVMRASEDQDALGTGQTRFKSLKPLPRWWVVSELETREYLRSPTWYPEQAAGIRALFDTYEVKASFSKPVPFGRWRQWRRPLPWDYRYLAPSIDILHIKENGSHD; this comes from the coding sequence ATGAAACACCCTGAGCTCATCGGCCTCCTCGCGATCGCGCTTCTTTTGCGGCTGGCCTGCGTCCCCTGGGGACTTCCGAGCCAGACCGGCACGCTTTCCTCCAACCACCCGGACGAAACCTATACCTTCCTGGCCCTGGAACACATGAAATCGACGCATAGCCTTCACCCGGGCCTCGGCCTGCTCTACGGAAGCTTGCACACGTACATGACCGGAGCGCTGCTGGGAGCGGCCATGGTGACAGGCTTTGTTCATCCCGGCTCGCGGGATTATCTGCTGGACCATCCGGAGATGCTGGACCGGATGTATCTGACGGCTCGCCTCTTTTCTGTTTTGGCAGGGCTCTTGAGCCTGTGCGTGCTTTTTGTTCTGGCCCGGCGATGGGCGGGCAGACGAACCGCCTTCTTTGCGGCTTTCGTGCTGGCTTTTGCGCCCGGGGCCATCATCTACAACTCCTACATCAAAGTGGAATGTCTGCTTCTCTTCTGGATCGCGCTGATCGCGGCGTCCGCCCAACGCTACCTGGCTAAACGCGAACCGCGCGGGTTGGTGGTGACGGGAGCCCTCATCGGCCTGGCCGCCGCGACCAAATACACCGGAGGGATTTTTATCCTCGCTCTGCCGGTCTTGCTATGGCTTGGAAACGGTTCCTTTAAATCCCTTTTGGGAGGGATTCTGGCCAGCGCGGTATTTTTTCTGATTGGGAATCCCTATGCGTTACTGGATTTCCCGTCTTTTCGTGCCGCGCTGGTGCAACAGAGCGGCATGGCGGTTAATGCCCCCTTATGGGAAATCGGTCAGGGCAATGGTTTCTGGCGGATGGCTTCCTATTATGTCCCTTTTGCCGTTGGCTGGGGCCCCTGGCTGATCTCCCTCGTCGGCGTCTTTTTGCTGATTCGGAAAAGAGAGGACAATTTTGCGCGATTTGTGGCGATGATGGCGCTGATGTCTTTTCTGGCCGCCGCCATTCCGCCCACGCGTTTTGTCGGCTACACCATTCCCATGCTTCCATGGATTGTCCTCGCCGGCGCCTACGCTCTGAATTGGTTCTGGACGGAAGTGCGAGGGGGTTCTTGGCTGGTCTGCGTTGTCCTGGCGACTCAGGCGGCCTTCGCGGCCGGCTTTGTGTCCCTGGCCCGGCCGCCTGACCCGCGGACACAAGCTAGCCAATGGCTCCAGACACATGTACCCAAAGGAACGTCCGTCGGAATCTTCAAAAGCTATTTCTGGACGCCGGCCATTTTGAGACAACGAAATTCACCCTTTCAGGTAATGAGAGCTTCCGAGGATCAAGATGCCCTGGGGACCGGCCAAACGCGATTCAAAAGCCTGAAACCGTTGCCCCGGTGGTGGGTTGTCTCCGAACTCGAAACCCGGGAGTATTTGCGCAGCCCGACATGGTATCCTGAACAGGCGGCGGGGATTCGGGCTCTTTTTGACACGTATGAGGTGAAGGCCTCCTTCTCCAAACCGGTTCCTTTCGGGAGATGGCGTCAATGGAGGAGACCCCTGCCGTGGGATTACCGGTATTTAGCGCCGTCTATCGATATTCTGCACATCAAGGAGAATGGGTCTCATGACTAA
- a CDS encoding glycosyltransferase family 2 protein: protein MSASISISIPAYNEQETIEPLIRESLLVLAKRTDDYEVVVINDGSTDRTRTIVDALSRENPRVKVFHHERNMGFGATLKDVFQKPTKEIVFFIPGDAQIAPGEMDKLLPALDSADLILGWRRDRQDAGFRKLLSGTYNLLISLFLRARVHDVDTVVVFKRSLINAIHFSADSAFVHAELLLETHRKGFRWIEQVISHRERQSGSSTIFKLKVILPVFRDIFRYIVRRLFFQ from the coding sequence TTGTCCGCGTCCATCTCCATCAGCATTCCGGCCTACAATGAACAAGAGACCATCGAGCCCCTCATCCGGGAATCGCTCTTGGTTCTGGCCAAACGCACGGACGATTACGAGGTCGTTGTCATTAACGACGGCAGCACCGACCGCACGAGAACCATCGTCGACGCGCTGTCCCGCGAAAACCCCCGCGTCAAAGTCTTTCATCATGAGCGCAACATGGGCTTTGGGGCCACGCTCAAGGATGTCTTTCAAAAACCAACAAAAGAGATCGTTTTCTTTATTCCCGGCGACGCGCAGATCGCTCCCGGAGAGATGGACAAACTCCTGCCGGCCCTCGATTCCGCTGATTTGATCCTCGGCTGGCGCCGCGACCGTCAGGACGCCGGTTTCCGGAAACTCCTCTCGGGAACCTACAATCTTCTGATCAGCTTATTCTTGCGGGCGCGAGTCCATGATGTAGACACCGTTGTGGTATTCAAACGGTCGCTGATCAACGCCATTCACTTTTCCGCTGACAGCGCGTTTGTCCATGCGGAGTTGCTCCTCGAAACCCACCGGAAAGGATTCCGCTGGATCGAACAGGTGATTTCTCACCGCGAGAGGCAAAGCGGATCCTCGACGATTTTCAAGCTCAAGGTCATCTTGCCTGTATTCCGGGATATTTTTCGATACATCGTCCGTCGCCTCTTTTTTCAATGA
- a CDS encoding acyltransferase, whose protein sequence is MIRKTRVKIDPGHTIDPDVILGYPSPRKGKRPSLSIGRKARIRSGSVIYAGTSIGSEFETGHHVIVREDNRLGDSVKIWNNSTIDYGCRIGHGVKIHCNCYIAQNSILEDNVFLAPGVIFANDQYPGNAASGKQLRGPTLRKGVQVGVNSTLLPYITVGAGTLIGSGSVVTRDLPAGVVAWGNPARIHKRVKDLKIAETLRVLNRKTR, encoded by the coding sequence ATGATCCGGAAAACACGCGTCAAAATTGATCCCGGCCACACCATTGATCCCGACGTTATTCTGGGATACCCATCTCCGCGTAAAGGGAAAAGGCCCAGCCTCTCCATCGGGCGGAAAGCCCGGATTCGATCCGGATCCGTTATTTATGCCGGCACGTCGATCGGATCGGAGTTCGAAACAGGCCACCATGTGATCGTCCGGGAGGATAATCGCTTAGGAGATTCCGTAAAAATCTGGAACAACTCGACGATTGATTACGGCTGCCGGATCGGCCACGGGGTCAAGATCCATTGCAACTGCTACATCGCCCAGAACAGTATTCTGGAAGACAACGTTTTCCTGGCCCCCGGAGTCATTTTTGCCAATGATCAATACCCCGGGAATGCCGCGTCAGGAAAACAACTGCGCGGGCCGACTCTTCGGAAGGGCGTCCAAGTCGGCGTGAATTCCACGCTGCTCCCTTATATCACGGTCGGGGCAGGCACCTTGATCGGCTCGGGAAGCGTGGTCACCCGCGATTTGCCCGCCGGCGTCGTGGCCTGGGGAAATCCCGCCCGGATTCACAAACGGGTTAAAGATTTAAAGATCGCTGAAACCCTGCGGGTTCTTAATCGGAAGACCCGTTAA